Genomic segment of Pelmatolapia mariae isolate MD_Pm_ZW linkage group LG6, Pm_UMD_F_2, whole genome shotgun sequence:
TCCTGATCTGAGTCGTCATCTTGTATGTTTCTAAGACCACTGGAGGGCACACTCTCCCGCGGCTGCTCCTCTTTATGACTTTCTTCTTCGACCTCTGTGACATTCAAGTCCAGTGACTGAAGAGGACTGGTGTCAGGTGAGGAGAGTGGGGTCACATCTGTCACTGTATCATCTGACTCTGCCGTATGGAGAACAGGCAAATCCCGAGGCCTTGCTGAGCCTACTCTGGTCCTTCTTATTCCTGGACATGAAGAAGAAGTTGCACTTGGTTTCGGGAGGGCAGGGGACTCTAAGCTGCTCTGGTGACTGCTACTGCTATAGGAGCCCTCAGAGTCTGCATCTGCGCTGGTCTCAGTCGATGAAAGAGAAGGACTCTCAGACCTGCTTGGAGGAGCTGAAGGACTTTGGTTGTGCAAATTTCTTATTACTTTTTTAGGAGATTGTTTATTTCTCCTTTTAGAGCTGGCACTGAATGGTAATGCTTCTCCTTTGGTCTCTTTTGGACTCTGAATGTAAACATCTGTATTATCTACCTCTTTGGCTTCAGCCAGTAAAGCCATGAATGTTCTACTGGACCTTTTAGGTTCTAAATTGGCGCAATCTTCACTATCACTGCTTTCATTGCTGACTTTATCTGATGTAGTGGAAACGGATGATCTACTGCTCCTATTACAGGTCTCCACTTGCTTTAGATGTTTTCTTGTCTGATAAGTCCTTGATGACAGATCGCCATGataattctctctgtgttttgcatGTAACTTATCATGTGCTTTTGAGATCTTCTTCTCAGCCTTCAAACCTTTCTCCACCTTATGTTCTGCATCTG
This window contains:
- the cfap97 gene encoding cilia- and flagella-associated protein 97 isoform X1, encoding MFNPSELEGEVDHSFFDSDCAESGTDAEHKVEKGLKAEKKISKAHDKLHAKHRENYHGDLSSRTYQTRKHLKQVETCNRSSRSSVSTTSDKVSNESSDSEDCANLEPKRSSRTFMALLAEAKEVDNTDVYIQSPKETKGEALPFSASSKRRNKQSPKKVIRNLHNQSPSAPPSRSESPSLSSTETSADADSEGSYSSSSHQSSLESPALPKPSATSSSCPGIRRTRVGSARPRDLPVLHTAESDDTVTDVTPLSSPDTSPLQSLDLNVTEVEEESHKEEQPRESVPSSGLRNIQDDDSDQDVDECSLNLESQLGRKLVFHYPGGRNRKNYSFSNEEVRRIDLENQRLLRELSRLSPGPRSGSAPVKKSHGASNSPRIRLTHSAVNRQREQQRIERENLAFLKRLESVKPTPGLRRSEQLAEYQRQAGYLGGSSFPICKKDRSSSRTTSDGCKDWIKENEKTQVPGQSTPGHHSPPLTPAADLHPGQKNQLQPGQHGAESAA
- the cfap97 gene encoding cilia- and flagella-associated protein 97 isoform X2; the encoded protein is MFNPSELEGEVDHSFFDSDCAESGTDAEHKVEKGLKAEKKISKAHDKLHAKHRENYHGDLSSRTYQTRKHLKQVETCNRSSRSSVSTTSDKVSNESSDSEDCANLEPKRSSRTFMALLAEAKEVDNTDVYIQSPKETKGEALPFSASSKRRNKQSPKKVIRNLHNQSPSAPPSRSESPSLSSTETSADADSEGSYSSSSHQSSLESPALPKPSATSSSCPGIRRTRVGSARPRDLPVLHTAESDDTVTDVTPLSSPDTSPLQSLDLNVTEVEEESHKEEQPRESVPSSGLRNIQDDDSDQDVDECSLNLESQLGRKLVFHYPGGRNRKNYSFSNEEVRRIDLENQRLLRELSRLSPGPRSGSAPVKKSHGASNSPRIRLTHSAVNRQREQQRIERENLAFLKRLESVKPTPGLRRSEQLAEYQRQAGYLGGSSFPICKKDRSSSRTTSAGPRSVNSRASLPSTDSSSRPSPRSKKPAAARAAWC
- the cfap97 gene encoding cilia- and flagella-associated protein 97 isoform X3, producing the protein MFNPSELEGEVDHSFFDSDCAESGTDAEHKVEKGLKAEKKISKAHDKLHAKHRENYHGDLSSRTYQTRKHLKQVETCNRSSRSSVSTTSDKVSNESSDSEDCANLEPKRSSRTFMALLAEAKEVDNTDVYIQSPKETKGEALPFSASSKRRNKQSPKKVIRNLHNQSPSAPPSRSESPSLSSTETSADADSEGSYSSSSHQSSLESPALPKPSATSSSCPGIRRTRVGSARPRDLPVLHTAESDDTVTDVTPLSSPDTSPLQSLDLNVTEVEEESHKEEQPRESVPSSGLRNIQDDDSDQDVDECSLNLESQLGRKLVFHYPGGRNRKNYSFSNEEVRRIDLENQRLLRELSRLSPGPRSGSAPVKKSHGASNSPRIRLTHSAVNRQREQQRIERENLAFLKRLESVKPTPGLRRSEQLAEYQRQAGYLGGSSFPICKKDRSSSRTTSGPRSVNSRASLPSTDSSSRPSPRSKKPAAARAAWC